One genomic region from bacterium encodes:
- a CDS encoding VWA domain-containing protein → MKAQISILLTVLVVLSLSHLCFGYGVAVVYAPASICMRLDSSVVQTTIESQIAITKTTQYFRNTTNYLSTSYAFPMGEQASATSLRWQVNGEWFTARIAGTSQDTSLPGGTTGPVLLNYLGATPLFFSIPQSIPRDGLLVVELTYVEFLPYSMGTVQYTYLSDYHSLQSTTVAFQQFDIRLHSLRSIDSVWLANVLPSSEIANYGDSAAVTYSARNVVASTNIVVRYILNANQLGLFGYSTLQPDSLVPDSLGRGFFTFIAEPNPDTSNLSIAKVFTLVIDRSGSMSGTKMQQALNTATYIVNNLNTGDRFNIIDFDNVVTRFRSAHIPFNTQNRDSALAYINRLYARGTTNISGALGVAISQFATANDSTANIIIFLTDGQPTTGYVNTTQLVNFIDRQATRARNDISIFCFGIGSDVNRQVLTLTSLHNHGLTQFVDNSDLYAQITTFYQLIRNPVLINPQIEFTPNIVTETYPTVLPNLYRGSQMIVSGRYPAAQQVSISLSGTAFGSPVSYTYPLTLSDESGAENLYLEKVWAKKKIETLLIQYYAHSAASDTALALRALIIQISRAYGVISPFTSFTGGGGGTPVQEKPGQHEAVTPQAFVLLGNYPNPFNSSTDIQIRLNQTYRGLLEIRIYNILGQLVRTIRFDADGIGTYNVKWNGLSDEGKALASGVYLYAIDCKNTIMVGRMNLVR, encoded by the coding sequence ATGAAGGCTCAAATCTCAATTCTTCTTACGGTGTTGGTTGTGTTGTCGCTCAGCCACCTTTGTTTTGGTTATGGCGTAGCGGTCGTTTATGCACCGGCCAGTATTTGTATGCGGTTGGATTCGTCTGTCGTTCAGACAACGATTGAAAGTCAAATCGCTATCACAAAAACCACCCAATATTTCCGGAACACGACGAATTATCTTTCTACAAGTTATGCCTTTCCCATGGGTGAACAGGCAAGCGCAACTTCCTTGAGGTGGCAAGTCAATGGCGAATGGTTCACGGCAAGAATCGCCGGTACTAGTCAGGACACTTCATTACCGGGTGGCACGACTGGTCCGGTTCTCTTGAACTATCTCGGGGCAACTCCTTTGTTCTTCTCAATACCGCAATCGATTCCACGCGATGGTTTACTTGTGGTTGAGTTGACATACGTCGAGTTTCTGCCCTATTCGATGGGGACTGTGCAGTACACTTATCTTAGCGATTACCACTCACTCCAATCTACCACTGTCGCGTTTCAGCAATTCGACATTCGTCTCCACTCACTCCGCTCAATCGATTCGGTGTGGCTGGCAAATGTCCTACCGTCGTCGGAAATCGCAAACTATGGCGACAGTGCAGCAGTGACCTACTCTGCTCGAAACGTCGTAGCGTCGACCAACATTGTCGTACGGTACATCTTAAATGCAAACCAGTTAGGATTGTTTGGTTATAGTACCTTGCAACCGGATTCGTTAGTACCGGATTCGCTGGGAAGAGGATTCTTCACTTTTATTGCCGAGCCAAACCCCGACACGAGCAATCTCTCGATCGCAAAGGTATTCACATTAGTTATCGATCGATCGGGAAGCATGTCAGGAACGAAAATGCAGCAAGCGCTTAATACTGCGACATACATAGTGAACAACCTCAACACCGGAGATCGCTTTAACATAATTGATTTCGACAATGTGGTAACGCGATTTCGCAGCGCCCACATCCCCTTCAACACTCAAAATCGCGACTCTGCCCTCGCATATATCAATCGGCTCTATGCGAGGGGAACTACGAATATCTCAGGTGCGCTTGGGGTTGCGATTTCGCAATTCGCAACAGCGAATGACTCAACCGCCAACATCATTATTTTCCTTACCGATGGACAGCCTACCACCGGTTATGTAAATACGACGCAGTTGGTAAACTTTATCGACCGTCAGGCGACCAGAGCAAGAAACGACATCAGTATCTTCTGTTTTGGCATTGGATCCGATGTGAACCGGCAAGTCCTGACCTTGACCTCACTCCATAATCATGGACTTACCCAATTCGTCGATAACTCCGACCTGTACGCCCAGATAACTACCTTCTACCAGTTAATTCGCAACCCGGTACTGATTAATCCTCAGATTGAGTTTACGCCGAATATCGTCACTGAGACGTACCCGACGGTTTTACCGAATCTCTATCGCGGCTCCCAGATGATTGTATCGGGACGTTATCCAGCCGCTCAGCAAGTGAGCATCAGTCTTTCGGGCACAGCGTTCGGCAGTCCGGTTTCCTATACTTATCCGCTTACACTATCGGATGAATCTGGCGCTGAGAATCTATATTTAGAAAAGGTATGGGCAAAAAAGAAAATTGAGACTCTCCTCATTCAATACTATGCCCATAGTGCCGCATCGGATACCGCGCTCGCATTGCGAGCTTTGATCATCCAGATCAGTCGCGCTTATGGCGTTATCAGCCCATTTACGAGTTTTACGGGTGGTGGCGGCGGAACGCCGGTTCAAGAAAAACCGGGACAACATGAAGCGGTTACTCCACAAGCCTTTGTACTATTAGGGAATTATCCCAACCCCTTCAACTCGTCGACCGATATTCAAATCCGATTGAACCAAACGTATCGCGGTCTCTTGGAAATCCGCATATACAACATCCTGGGACAATTGGTGAGAACAATTCGATTCGATGCGGATGGAATCGGTACATATAATGTTAAATGGAACGGTCTCTCCGACGAAGGGAAAGCGTTGGCTTCCGGTGTATACCTCTATGCCATCGACTGTAAGAATACGATTATGGTCGGTAGAATGAATTTAGTTCGCTGA
- a CDS encoding DUF5683 domain-containing protein → MRLLRLVLLVTLLTNLASAMVADSLLPSPSNIALRSFAFPGWGQYSNGKPVKAMVFAGTQLTLGYSIFRQNQRMQHALGAAQAATDTIVRYDYERIASFYENDRNKFIWWSAGALLLSVYDAFVDAHLRNFEVGPSYEEKVGTGVRITVWF, encoded by the coding sequence ATGCGCTTACTTCGACTCGTACTACTTGTAACCCTGCTCACCAATTTGGCGAGCGCGATGGTGGCGGATTCACTATTACCGTCACCGTCGAATATCGCATTGCGTAGTTTTGCATTTCCGGGGTGGGGACAGTATAGCAACGGGAAACCAGTCAAGGCGATGGTGTTTGCGGGAACCCAGCTTACACTTGGTTATAGCATTTTCCGGCAGAATCAGCGGATGCAACACGCGCTGGGAGCGGCGCAGGCGGCAACTGATACCATCGTACGATACGATTATGAGCGGATTGCCAGTTTCTATGAAAACGACAGGAATAAGTTTATCTGGTGGAGTGCTGGCGCACTATTGCTATCGGTATACGACGCGTTTGTCGATGCCCATTTACGGAATTTTGAAGTCGGACCATCCTATGAAGAGAAAGTAGGAACCGGCGTTCGTATCACGGTTTGGTTTTAA
- a CDS encoding Rid family hydrolase: protein LRAVLAAAGLTFSSVAMTTIYLTDLGDFALVNKVYESFFEAGHSFPARVTVEVSKLPRDARVEISMIAKLPL, encoded by the coding sequence TCTCCGCGCTGTGCTCGCCGCCGCGGGTCTAACCTTTTCCTCCGTTGCTATGACAACGATTTATCTCACCGATTTAGGCGATTTTGCCTTAGTGAACAAAGTCTATGAATCGTTTTTCGAGGCGGGACACAGCTTTCCCGCCCGGGTGACGGTCGAAGTTTCTAAACTTCCCCGCGATGCCCGGGTCGAAATATCGATGATAGCGAAGCTCCCGTTATAA
- a CDS encoding PHP domain-containing protein: MIDQSGAIHMHTTYSDGTGTWKELARFAAESKMDYAIVTDHNTLEPLHQGLEGFYGNCLVLAQTELNDADDRNHYISLDVKDDLPSNRPADELVAAVKKQNGIGIIAHPHEHRHELEYPAYPWDRWDLPYDGIELWNQLSAWKETLTRWNKLWRFVKPNLTLRMPPRETIELWDRVNQERDVIGIFGIDAHALKYRAFGMLSVTVFHYKVHFKSLRTIALVPGQLRAYPVEEAKKMLYDAYRKGRLHCVNHRLGSGIGFRFWAEQSASADPLWPGDTVPYQPGWKLTAKSPDRCKLVLIHNGSPIAETTGHELSHDVVAPGVYRIESYKKDRAWLFTNPIRMR; encoded by the coding sequence ATGATTGATCAATCCGGCGCAATCCATATGCACACGACCTATTCCGATGGAACGGGGACGTGGAAAGAGCTTGCGCGATTTGCCGCCGAATCGAAGATGGACTATGCCATCGTTACCGACCACAATACGCTTGAACCACTGCACCAAGGCTTGGAAGGTTTCTATGGCAATTGTCTGGTACTTGCCCAAACCGAGCTAAACGACGCCGACGACCGTAATCATTATATTTCCCTCGATGTAAAAGACGATTTACCGAGCAACCGCCCCGCCGATGAATTGGTCGCCGCCGTGAAAAAACAAAACGGTATCGGCATCATCGCCCACCCCCACGAACATCGCCACGAATTGGAATATCCAGCGTATCCATGGGATCGTTGGGATTTGCCGTACGACGGTATCGAATTGTGGAATCAATTGTCGGCGTGGAAGGAAACGCTCACCCGGTGGAATAAACTGTGGCGGTTTGTGAAACCGAACCTGACGTTGCGGATGCCGCCGCGCGAAACCATTGAGTTATGGGATCGGGTGAATCAGGAACGCGATGTAATCGGCATTTTCGGGATTGATGCCCATGCGCTCAAATATCGTGCTTTTGGTATGCTCTCGGTAACGGTGTTCCATTACAAAGTGCATTTTAAATCGCTCCGGACGATTGCCCTCGTGCCGGGTCAGTTGCGCGCCTATCCTGTGGAAGAAGCGAAGAAAATGCTGTATGACGCTTATCGTAAGGGTCGTCTACATTGCGTGAATCACCGGTTGGGATCGGGTATCGGCTTCCGGTTCTGGGCAGAGCAATCCGCCAGCGCTGATCCGCTCTGGCCCGGGGATACCGTGCCATATCAACCGGGATGGAAATTGACGGCAAAATCACCCGACCGCTGTAAATTAGTCCTCATACATAACGGTTCACCGATTGCCGAAACGACCGGACACGAATTGTCACATGACGTTGTTGCGCCAGGCGTGTACCGGATCGAATCTTATAAAAAAGATCGGGCATGGTTGTTTACCAATCCGATTCGGATGCGTTGA
- a CDS encoding VWA domain-containing protein, with amino-acid sequence MRPCTIISLIFLVLALFTVSFAANSLPVEQTRLEPGQSLPVSWSSDNDPRWHAIETAKKLFSFRTSTDVNDWRSEGCWIKNPDRRQDRFDKTDALFVAGDYTQYPNDVNERVFSPTLTLPLLSYKSCQILLTLDEWYQLESGYDFGFVEISTDRGSHWQVIDSRSGFSSDLQKPIVDLTWFAGKTIQLAFRLSTNSNYSFAGWSINSVTVYQTTHRPINQPSATDELISSMVNINSQRFPMVFSNVNVTFNGTQVNGLTADAFRVTENSVLQTDLFTVIPPDSNNGNRLADIVFVLDVTGSMAEEIESVRQNMASFISALVASEVNCNIGFVVFGDIVYRYNEGNLYTDWATIQSLLANIRLGEHNIGSGGDTPENQLGAIAVANSMNFRPGAQRNLILLTDAPSHGNDAVTSYTTAQVQALLVDSHTILFPIFDTNNALSRTQYITLAQATNPYGTYFNVYANFNSIISQISSMISNTYLISYRSTIPAPPYNLRTVAVQTTYLEQLSNCTGTYYPSSAPSITRTEQTFALHTQTMPANSPITISVNVIDHVAPFVQQVTLFYRSLIVPSYSQANMTVNGSSYVATIPATAVVWPGVQYYVSASDNQLTTTDPSSNPTEFPYTLAVTPNSAPRIEYTPVANYTVTGGLNNAISIDATINDTTVIVMRARLFYRVFPNLLYQTVEMIDSTNNLYHGEIPAGIASNQTIEYVLYAEDENCIAATIGTFDQPAVIQPAVRSRASDIESNGLRSLSPVSPNPFHETATISYTLSSSCIVSLSVYDQRGYAVMQVPAEFKQAGTYRILFDGSKLSSGEYTCQLNTGHSCETRKMVLLK; translated from the coding sequence ATGAGACCCTGCACCATTATTTCGCTTATCTTTTTAGTTCTCGCGCTATTCACGGTTTCGTTTGCGGCAAATTCGTTGCCGGTGGAGCAAACTCGGCTCGAACCTGGCCAATCATTGCCGGTTTCCTGGTCGAGTGACAACGATCCGCGCTGGCATGCGATTGAAACCGCTAAGAAATTGTTTTCCTTTCGCACATCAACCGATGTTAACGATTGGCGTAGCGAAGGTTGTTGGATAAAGAACCCGGATCGTCGTCAAGACCGCTTCGATAAGACCGATGCCCTGTTCGTTGCCGGCGATTATACTCAGTACCCAAACGATGTAAACGAACGCGTTTTTTCACCTACCCTTACATTGCCGCTTTTGTCGTACAAGAGTTGCCAGATTTTGTTAACCTTGGACGAGTGGTATCAATTGGAAAGCGGTTACGACTTCGGCTTTGTCGAGATTTCAACTGACCGTGGAAGTCACTGGCAAGTCATCGATAGCCGCTCTGGTTTCAGCTCGGACCTTCAGAAACCAATTGTCGATTTGACATGGTTTGCTGGCAAAACCATTCAGCTTGCGTTCCGACTATCAACCAACTCAAACTATTCTTTTGCCGGATGGTCGATAAACAGTGTAACGGTTTATCAAACAACCCATCGTCCGATCAATCAACCATCGGCGACCGACGAACTTATATCGTCGATGGTTAACATAAACTCACAACGGTTCCCGATGGTCTTTTCAAATGTCAATGTCACATTTAATGGAACCCAAGTGAATGGATTGACAGCCGATGCGTTTCGAGTAACCGAGAATAGTGTCTTACAAACTGATCTCTTTACTGTGATTCCCCCCGATTCAAATAATGGGAATCGGCTCGCTGACATCGTGTTCGTACTTGATGTAACCGGCAGTATGGCGGAAGAAATCGAGTCAGTACGTCAAAATATGGCGAGCTTTATTTCGGCTTTGGTTGCCAGTGAAGTAAACTGCAATATCGGTTTTGTAGTGTTTGGTGATATTGTGTACCGGTACAACGAGGGAAATCTCTACACGGATTGGGCGACGATTCAATCGCTGCTTGCTAACATTCGACTCGGCGAACATAACATCGGATCGGGCGGCGATACGCCAGAAAATCAACTGGGGGCGATTGCCGTTGCGAACTCAATGAATTTTCGTCCCGGTGCCCAGCGCAATCTGATTTTATTAACAGATGCGCCATCCCATGGAAATGACGCGGTTACATCCTATACGACCGCTCAAGTTCAAGCGCTTCTGGTCGACAGTCATACAATACTTTTTCCAATCTTCGACACGAACAACGCCTTATCGCGTACGCAGTATATTACTCTGGCGCAGGCAACCAACCCGTATGGAACGTACTTCAATGTGTACGCAAATTTCAATTCGATCATTTCGCAAATTAGCAGCATGATTTCAAATACGTACCTGATCTCGTATCGTTCGACGATTCCCGCTCCTCCTTATAATTTGCGCACAGTTGCCGTACAGACAACTTATCTAGAGCAGTTGAGCAACTGTACCGGCACTTACTATCCGAGTTCCGCACCATCGATCACCCGTACCGAACAGACATTCGCACTTCACACCCAGACGATGCCTGCCAATTCTCCCATCACGATTTCGGTAAACGTTATCGATCATGTGGCGCCGTTCGTTCAACAAGTAACCCTGTTTTATCGGAGCTTGATTGTTCCAAGCTACTCGCAAGCGAATATGACTGTAAACGGTTCTTCGTATGTCGCGACAATCCCAGCGACAGCAGTCGTCTGGCCAGGCGTCCAATATTATGTTTCCGCCTCGGACAACCAACTGACAACAACCGATCCGTCGTCAAATCCAACCGAGTTTCCCTACACACTTGCTGTAACCCCGAACAGCGCTCCTCGGATCGAATATACCCCGGTTGCGAATTATACCGTAACCGGCGGATTGAACAACGCAATTTCTATCGATGCTACCATCAACGATACGACTGTGATAGTAATGCGTGCACGGTTATTCTATCGAGTATTTCCCAATCTATTATACCAAACCGTCGAAATGATCGACTCCACGAACAATCTGTATCATGGCGAAATCCCCGCCGGAATCGCCTCGAACCAAACAATCGAATATGTTTTGTACGCGGAAGATGAAAACTGCATTGCCGCTACTATTGGCACTTTCGATCAACCAGCCGTAATCCAACCGGCGGTTCGATCGAGAGCAAGCGACATCGAGTCGAACGGTTTGCGTTCGTTGTCTCCGGTATCTCCGAATCCATTCCATGAAACCGCGACGATTAGCTATACGCTTTCATCCAGTTGCATCGTTTCACTATCGGTCTATGACCAAAGGGGCTATGCGGTAATGCAGGTCCCTGCAGAATTCAAACAAGCCGGTACCTATCGAATCCTCTTCGACGGTTCGAAATTGAGCTCCGGCGAGTACACTTGTCAATTGAACACCGGCCACTCCTGCGAAACAAGGAAAATGGTACTGCTTAAATAG
- the add gene encoding adenosine deaminase — MDHEPPRYVTRSRPHDDREVTRELVRNWPKTDLHCHLDGSVRPETIWELAHQQKVKLPAASPEELRTALVVGDRAQNLREYLEPFHIVNLVLQEEEALERAAYELAEDAWNEGVWYLEVRFSPILHIHKGLHLTDIMDAVIAGLQRAERSLGIRTGVIVCGIRSIEPEVSLRLAELTVAYKNRGVVAFDLAGAEDNYPAKDHVEAFYLIRKNNINCTVHAGEAWGPDSISQALHNLSTHRIGHGTRLKENGDLLNYVNDHRIPLEMCITSNVQTKVVKSFEQHPIRFYYDYGMRVTINTDNRLISGTDITEEFLRAHRYCGMTLGELEDIVIMGWKASFMPYREKTIMLQKVLKELDKHVVPY, encoded by the coding sequence ATGGATCACGAACCACCTCGCTATGTTACCCGTTCCCGTCCCCACGATGACCGGGAAGTAACCCGCGAATTAGTCCGCAATTGGCCGAAAACCGACTTGCATTGTCACTTGGACGGCAGCGTCCGCCCCGAAACGATTTGGGAACTTGCCCATCAACAAAAAGTAAAACTCCCGGCAGCATCGCCGGAAGAGTTGCGCACTGCACTGGTGGTCGGCGACCGTGCGCAAAATCTTCGCGAATATCTCGAACCGTTTCATATTGTCAATCTTGTATTGCAGGAAGAGGAAGCGCTCGAACGGGCGGCATACGAATTAGCGGAGGATGCTTGGAATGAAGGGGTATGGTATCTCGAAGTCCGCTTTTCACCGATTCTCCATATCCACAAGGGATTGCACTTGACCGACATCATGGATGCGGTTATTGCCGGGCTCCAGCGTGCCGAGCGATCTCTTGGCATTCGGACGGGCGTGATTGTCTGTGGAATTCGTTCGATTGAACCGGAAGTTTCGCTTCGCTTAGCCGAGTTAACCGTTGCCTACAAAAATCGCGGGGTCGTCGCCTTCGATTTAGCTGGTGCGGAGGACAATTACCCGGCGAAAGATCATGTCGAAGCGTTCTACCTGATTCGCAAGAACAACATTAACTGTACCGTCCACGCCGGGGAAGCGTGGGGTCCCGATTCGATCTCGCAGGCGCTGCACAACCTCTCGACACACCGGATTGGACACGGTACCCGCCTGAAAGAAAATGGCGATTTACTGAATTATGTGAACGACCACCGGATTCCGCTCGAAATGTGCATCACCTCGAATGTCCAGACGAAAGTGGTGAAGAGCTTTGAACAACACCCGATTCGCTTCTACTACGATTATGGGATGCGGGTCACGATCAATACCGATAATCGGCTCATCAGCGGGACCGACATCACCGAAGAATTCCTGCGGGCGCATCGCTATTGCGGAATGACGTTGGGCGAATTGGAAGACATCGTGATTATGGGTTGGAAGGCGTCATTCATGCCCTATCGCGAAAAAACAATCATGCTCCAGAAAGTTTTAAAGGAACTCGATAAGCACGTTGTACCGTATTGA